The nucleotide window TAGCAGATCCTACCAAGAATCTGCTGCTTCTTGTAAACATTGTATTTGTGCAGATGTTTAATTTCTAAAATCATGAAAGGCAAGGTTAGTAGCAGAAAACACATCCAGTTTCACATTCGGCAATATAAGAACCCTGCTCTTCAAGGACAACTAAAAACCTAGCAGCACATTTCAAACAATATTAAAAGTTTTTTCTTAATTACCCACCCTTCAAAGTCCCCCCTCGCcaaatcaaataaaaacaacaaaaatctgaCACGAAAAATAAAGTGCAGTACCCAGAAAAATAAGTGTCAAGAAAATAGccatgtttgtttctttggggaaaaaaaaaaaagggaaataaaagagtACTTGGCCTCAGTCTTAAAAGTACTATAATGTGTCCATCATTTTAGATTCCTCTTCATCTCTTTGTATCACAGAGTTGAAACTGCAGACATCTGTATTTATGGAACCTTGTAGATCTCCTGTGTTctgcaaaaaatgaaaaactgacAGCTTAATGTTTTGTAATTGCATAGatggagggagaaagagagagaaacaaggaCTGTTTGCATTGCCCATCTTATGATGAGACAAATTTACAATAGAAAGGAAGTAAGGTCTGAAAACATCATCAACCAGTATTATGTCACTGTGTcaagaattttgaaaatttgCTAGCGTATCTTGTATTTGATCTTAGTATTTCTAGCACCTAACTGCACATTTATATAAAATTCAGCTGTTTGATCTACATCTGAGAGGTACTttaatcaaattattttaaacaagtaCTTTTCAATTGTGATTCTTTTCCTAATACATAATTTTTGACAATCTTTTAAGTTGTTTCTTCATTCCAGAATGTGGCCATAACTGGAACTGCAAAAAACAACTAAGTGTTTTTTGTGTCTCCCTTTTATCACAAAGGGAGACTTTCCTTAGACTTGACTTCTTCCCCAGAGAAGTTGggggtccctggcagtgttcaaggccaggctggatggggatgTCTGGCCTATGAAAGGTGTCGGTGCCAAGGCAGGGAGTCTGGAACTAAATGACCTTTAGGGTCTGCTacaactcaaaccattctgtgattctctaaCTTACTGATCCCATGATTGTACACTGCTTGTGGTGATGACTGGGAATACAGTTCTAGGATCTGATCGGTTTTATCATTTATTTTAGGCATGAAATGTAAAGGCAATGAACAAACACATAGTTTTGACTTTATGCTGATGCTGTGAATTTCAGCAAGTAAAAAGAAAGCCCATAAATGCCTTGTGTATTAATAACACTACATTATATATCCCAAGCACCAGCAATTCCAGAAATAATCCTCCTTATATCTCATAAAGATACAGCTTCTCTAGGCAGGACCTAATCCtgcattaattaaattaaatcttgGAAATCAACCTACCTGTAAAAAAGATGTCCACTCTCCCACACAACCAGGATTGACATTGAGATCATGGAGTAACATAGTTTGAAAGCCATGTGATTGTGACCAGATTCTCACTCTCGCCTTGAATGCCTCAAGTTCACTTTTAAAGGCCTCAAAGTAGCCTTCTCCTgtctgcaaaaagaaaaatgaagtatttGTTCTTTAGCCAGATTTACTTTTGAATTTTAAGCTTACACAgtgctgaaaaaaatccatgaagtaATGACATGCAGTTATACCTTTTGGGGAATAACAACTGTGAACCACTCAGAAATAAAGTTAGTCAATTTGAAGTTATGTTTCATGTAGATTTCTTTTTAAGACAATCTGTAGCATTTAGATGCATAAATAAAGTAGCTGATTTATCTGAGAACATGTAAAACTAAATCTAATTTTAGCCTGTAATTTATTCCAACTCATAAGGTATTGTTACAACAGGTGCTTGTTGAAGCCCTTTGGTCAAAAGTTAAGCACAAACGAACTCATATTTTAACTGCACTCATTTAGGCAATATCAAGATCCATTAGTCTTGAACAACTGAATACAGTCTACAGCAAATCACAGTTTCAGTTTTCCCGCCATTTTCCTACAAAGCTCTGGATTGTCCCATTTCAGTAATGAGAAAGGGACACTATTTATACAGCTGCACCACTATAAGGGgcagatgaaaaggaaaagttgCGACAACATGTAACTAAACTTTGAAAATAATGTGTAATTAGTCAATAGTCAGACCAGTTTAAGATCAGTTGGTGTTTGCTGCTGTTAGTTAGTTATTACTTGTCTGTAACAcacctgctgtcccccagctgcATCTTGCTTTCCACCTACAACAAGCAAAATCCACTAAGCTTTCATTTGCAGAACCGGAATAACAAAGTATTCTATCTAGAAAATAACTGCTATCAAAGCACTGTCCCATAAGCCTAAATCAGTCAAAAATTTATTTAGCCTCACATGGTTGGGGAGAAATCCTCTCTAAAACATTTGTATCAAGAGTTTCTCACATAATTACCCAAAATGACTTACTTTGGCTTTTTGGAAAAAGAGACGAAAACATCCTCTTGGATCCACATTGCAGCTTCTGGCAATTTCTATAATAAACTGCATTACAACTGCTTGGTGTGCTACTTGCTCCATCAGAGCTCTTTtctgataaaaagaaaaaaagttaaagttcTGATTTAAAGAAGTTTCCTGAGATTATATTTCTAAAATTCAGCGGAATTTCCTTTTGTTCCAGTTCCTAAGCAGATGTGAACTGATGCTTACATAAAAAAAGAGGACTCATAATTAGCTATAACTAGATATAAATGTGACAATGCACTATCAATAGAGAGAGCTGGAAGAACAGTTAAACAAGTTAATGAAGTTGGTCACCTTTCTACTGTGCAAATGGGGAAATGCGAGCTTCCAAAGATTTAAACATCTTCATACCTGTTCAGCTTCTAGATGAAAGCACCACAACATGAGATACCTAGATGTTTCTTCGCATACAAGGTACGGGTGATCAGACAAAAACCTTTGACTATCATCCCATCTGCTCAGCATGCCTAATAAGAGAAACACAGTTAAGAGATAAATGACTTAATGCATCAAGGAAGTTAGCTGCATTGATACCAAGTATACATAACAACTTGGCAGTTTACTAACCTCAGAATAACAGCATGCAGCTAAATTTGGGAATTTATACATCTAACCAATGCTGAAAGAGCATTACTAGAAGGCATAATTAGTCTTTGAAGATGCTAAAAGTAGATTATATAGTCATGCACTCCTAGTAATGCTGATATTTTTAATCATTCTCACAAGCTAACAAAGAGGTATAGATATCTATTAGTTACAAGACCAAATAGCTCAAAAAGTTTATGAACAGAGATTACATTAAGTGATTCTAACAAACACAAATACTCTAAATGTTTGCAAATAAAAACGCAAAGAACAGAACCTGTAATCTGTCAAAAATTAAAGTGCTTCTAACATATAGTCTGCAAGATTTTTAGAGAATTCAAATTAATTATACAAACAGTTTGATctcaaaaacaaacccaaaccagtaTTAGAAAGTTAATCAGAACTTTGAATGGTGGTATCACAGCACTACCTTCAGGTAACAAGCTGAATGTAAAAATCAGAACTCAATACTCGTAGCACTTCTTAAAGTTGTCCTTCAAGTATCTCTGACAGTCATTACTGGCAACAGATACCAGATATACAGCTC belongs to Haemorhous mexicanus isolate bHaeMex1 chromosome Z, bHaeMex1.pri, whole genome shotgun sequence and includes:
- the CDC37L1 gene encoding hsp90 co-chaperone Cdc37-like 1, whose amino-acid sequence is MALWQPRSRDGGAPEEEDEERTQAAAFRQRSPEVQTYNQGIELACQKEREFVKHSVECTWNLAEAQQKFGSLALHNSESCDQESAQARTEAAELRWREEEWRRKEEALNQRERQNLWNTDPVSKEVFNKSFINQKRKEIEDEAVSEPLMQKHEQKIRHFGMLSRWDDSQRFLSDHPYLVCEETSRYLMLWCFHLEAEQKRALMEQVAHQAVVMQFIIEIARSCNVDPRGCFRLFFQKAKTGEGYFEAFKSELEAFKARVRIWSQSHGFQTMLLHDLNVNPGCVGEWTSFLQNTGDLQGSINTDVCSFNSVIQRDEEESKMMDTL